One window of bacterium genomic DNA carries:
- a CDS encoding phosphoglycerate kinase — MKIKSIKNRNYKGKKVFLRVDYNVPIEKGVITDDTRITATIPTINYLLSQGASLILASHLGRPKGKPSPEFSLKPVAERLSKILNKEVKFAPDCIGEEVKKMVNELKEGEILLLENLRFHSEEENGDENFAKELASLADAYVNDAFGTCHREHASVYQITKFAKDVAAGFLIEKEVESLSKLLINPEKPFLLILGGAKVIDKINMVKNLLDKVDTIITGGVMAYTFIKAKNWEVGDSKVEEEAVPVAKEIIKEINKRHLEFHTPLDHVIVQKISEDAVPIITERGTVPHGWIGVDIGPQAIEEYTDCINRAKTIFWNGPMGIYEIKKFAKGTIELAKAIANSKAFSVIGGGDSAAAVDEAGVADKISHICTGGGASLEFLEKGTLPGIEVLKEE; from the coding sequence ATGAAAATAAAATCAATTAAAAACAGGAATTATAAAGGGAAAAAAGTTTTTCTGAGAGTTGATTATAATGTTCCAATTGAAAAAGGAGTTATCACAGATGACACAAGAATCACAGCAACAATTCCAACTATAAATTATTTACTTTCTCAAGGTGCTTCTTTAATACTTGCCTCACATCTTGGAAGACCGAAAGGAAAACCATCTCCAGAATTCAGTTTAAAACCTGTTGCTGAGAGATTGTCAAAAATTTTAAATAAAGAGGTAAAATTTGCTCCTGATTGTATTGGAGAGGAAGTAAAAAAAATGGTAAATGAATTGAAAGAGGGAGAAATTTTACTTCTTGAAAATTTAAGATTTCATTCAGAAGAAGAAAATGGAGATGAAAATTTTGCAAAAGAACTTGCTTCTCTTGCAGATGCTTATGTTAATGATGCTTTTGGAACATGTCACAGGGAACATGCATCAGTTTATCAAATAACAAAATTTGCAAAGGATGTAGCAGCAGGATTTCTTATTGAAAAGGAAGTTGAATCACTTTCAAAATTACTGATAAATCCTGAAAAACCATTTCTTTTAATTCTTGGTGGTGCGAAGGTAATAGATAAAATAAATATGGTTAAAAATCTTCTTGATAAAGTTGATACAATCATTACAGGTGGAGTTATGGCATACACATTTATAAAAGCAAAAAACTGGGAAGTGGGTGATTCAAAAGTTGAAGAAGAAGCGGTTCCTGTTGCAAAAGAGATAATTAAAGAAATAAATAAAAGACATCTTGAATTTCATACGCCTCTTGACCATGTTATAGTTCAGAAAATTTCAGAAGATGCAGTTCCAATAATAACAGAAAGGGGAACAGTTCCACATGGCTGGATTGGAGTTGATATAGGTCCTCAGGCAATTGAAGAATACACTGATTGTATAAACAGAGCAAAAACAATTTTCTGGAATGGACCGATGGGAATTTATGAAATTAAGAAATTTGCAAAAGGGACTATTGAATTAGCAAAGGCAATTGCAAATTCAAAAGCATTTTCAGTTATTGGTGGAGGAGATTCTGCTGCAGCAGTTGATGAAGCAGGAGTTGCAGATAAAATATCCCATATATGTACAGGAGGAGGTGCATCTCTGGAATTTCTTGAAAAAGGGACCCTGCCCGGAATTGAAGTTTTAAAGGAAGAGTAA
- the tpiA gene encoding triose-phosphate isomerase, whose product MKKSLIAGNWKMYKTPAESINFVSELVKNIKSYEDRDVLICPPFTSLYPVSKIIKNSAVKLGAQNVYFENEGAYTGEISPLMLKDTGVEYVICGHSERRNIFGESDEIINKKVKKVVETGMNAILCVGEKLEEREKGETFNVIENQVKRCLEGFDKFENLVIAYEPVWAIGTGKTALPSQAEEVHIFIRELIAKIYNKDIAENLIILYGGSVKPENIDQLMKEKNIDGVLVGGACLKVESFLRIIDYRG is encoded by the coding sequence GTGAAAAAATCTCTTATAGCAGGAAACTGGAAGATGTATAAAACCCCAGCAGAATCAATAAATTTTGTGAGTGAACTTGTTAAAAACATTAAAAGTTATGAGGATAGGGATGTTTTAATATGTCCTCCTTTTACATCTCTTTATCCTGTATCTAAAATAATAAAAAACAGTGCTGTTAAACTTGGTGCTCAAAATGTATATTTTGAAAATGAAGGTGCTTATACTGGAGAAATTTCACCTTTAATGCTTAAGGATACAGGTGTTGAATATGTTATATGCGGGCATTCTGAAAGAAGAAATATTTTTGGTGAGTCAGATGAAATTATAAACAAAAAGGTAAAAAAGGTTGTAGAAACAGGAATGAATGCAATTTTATGTGTAGGAGAGAAACTTGAAGAAAGGGAAAAAGGAGAGACATTTAATGTTATTGAAAATCAGGTTAAAAGATGTCTGGAAGGTTTTGATAAATTTGAAAATCTTGTTATTGCTTATGAACCTGTATGGGCTATTGGAACTGGAAAAACTGCTTTACCATCTCAGGCAGAAGAAGTTCACATTTTTATAAGGGAATTAATAGCAAAAATTTATAACAAAGATATAGCCGAAAACTTAATTATTCTTTATGGAGGAAGTGTAAAGCCAGAAAATATTGACCAACTAATGAAAGAAAAAAATATAGATGGAGTTCTTGTTGGAGGAGCATGTCTTAAAGTAGAATCATTTTTAAGGATTATTGATTACAGGGGATAA